From Bradyrhizobium sp. AZCC 1610:
GGAACGGACTCACACCGTTCAGTCAAAGCGTCCTCACGGACGCACTCGTCCCTGCGAACGCAGGGACCCATAGCCACCGAAGCCAATTTTGCGAAGGTCCTCAGCCGCTCTGCCTTACCGAGAGAGCAACGCGGTATGGGTCCCTGCGTGCGCAGGGACGACCGGCCGCCTATGAAATCCCTATATCTCCGCCCCTCGTCTCCTCTCGTTTTCAAATGGCGATCTCGCCAGTTTGGAGAGCGCGGTTGCCGTGATAGCCGCGCTATCAACGAGGCAAAGCCATGTCACTCATCCTGGACCAGCAAGCTCCCCCCGAACTCGGCCACCGGCTGCACGACGCCTGTTGCGTCACGGCCGAATTCCTGTCCGATATTATCAACGCCACCTGCCGGCGTTTTCCATCGATGGATCGGAATTTCAAGAATGCACGCATTGAGCGACTAATGCAGTCGCAAGCCTGGACCGATGCTGCGCGGGCGCTGATCGATCTGGAGCTGCCGCAATGGCAGGTCCGCCGCCTCGCCTATGACGACGGTGAATGGCATTGCGCTTTGTCGCGGCAGCGCGAACTGCCGGACTGGCTGGATCAATCGATCGAGACCCGCCACGCCAATCTGGCGCTGGCGATCCTGAGCGCATTCGTGGAAGCGCAACGCATCAGCACGCCACCGAGCCGTCACGGTGTCCCGGCCGTGCCGCAGGACGCCAATTCGCTCTATGAACCCGCGTGCAGCGACAATTTTTCCTGAATATCCGTAGCCTGGATGGGCGAAGCGGACATCCGAGGCGGCATCGGTAACGGAACCCCGTCGTCCAGATCGCATTGACGGCGGATTTCGTGGTGCTAGCCTCATTCGAAAACATCGCCGCGAAGCGAGGTTCGGCAGCAATCGATCGAGGGTGGAAGCCATGAACGTCGCATCGTCAGGCATCATGAAAAACGAGCCGGCCGCCTCCGGCGGCGTGGTCGCAGCCGGCGTCTACGTCGATGGCCGGCGTGTCGCCAACATCGCCATCGATGAAGCGTCGAGCTGGCGCAGCAAAGCCCACCACGTGGTCTGGATCGGCCTGCACGAGCCGGATATGTCGGTGCTCAGCCGCGTGCAGCGGCAGTTCGAGCTGCATGACCTTGCGATCGAGGATGCCGACCACGCCCATCAGCGACCGAAGATCGAGCAGTATGGCGACGCGCTGTTCATCGTGGCGCGCACGGCGCAGCTCGACGGCGACAGCATCGCATTCGGCGAGACGCATCTGTTCGTCGGCGAAGGATATATCGTGTCGGTTCGGCACGGCGCCTCGACGTCCTACAAGCCGGTGCGCGAACGATGCGAAAGCTGTCCTCGGGCGCTGGCCCGGGGCGAGGATTACATTCTCTACGCCATCCTCGACTTCATCGTCGATAACTACTCCCCCGTGCTCGAAACCATCCAGGAGGAAGTCGAAGCGATGGAAGCGCAAGTGCTCGCCAGCGCCATGACGCAGGCGCAGATCGAGCGCCTCTATTTGCTCCGGCGCGACCTGTTGCGGCTGCGCAATGCGGTTGGGCCGCTGGTGGAAGTTTGCCGCCGGCTCGAGCATGACAATCTGCCGATGGTGCGATCCACCATGCAGCCGTTGTTTCGCGACGTCACCGACCACGTCCGGACGGTGCAGGAGCAGATCGATTCGCTTCGCGAGGTGCTGGCGTTTGCCTTTGAGGCGAGCCTCCTGGTCGGCCAGGCACAGGAGACCGCGGTGTCCAAGAAACTGGCGTCATGGCTCGCCATCATCGCGGTCCCGACGGCGATCGCCGGCATCTACGGCATGAACTTCAAGCACATGCCGGAGCTGGAGTGGCAGTATGGCTATTTTAGCGTGGTCGGCACGATTCTGCTGGTATGTGCAGGCTTGTTCTGGCGGTTCCGGCGCGTCGGCTGGCTGTAGGCTTGTAAGGCGCCGAAAAGGCTGCGTTTTCCGGGCGCAAACCGGTACCCACCCTGCTTGAGACGGTATAAAGTACGGACGAGCCAGCGATCCGGCAGGCGGGTGAGCATCATGACTGCCATATCGATTAGCCGAATAGTCCTTCCCCTGGTGGCGGTTGTTGCCGCCGGTGGCGTTGTCTTCGCCATTCAACACGTCCGCCGCGAGCCGCCGGCTGAAACCATGGCTGCAACGACGGCGCCTGCGACCTCGAAGCCTGCATCTGATACGCGAGTGGCCGCGCTCGCAAAGGCCACATCGGAAGCAAACGCCGTCGTGGACGCGCTGACCGGATCGCCGCCATCGCCGGAGAGCGGCAACGTGCCGACGTTCGACGTTGCCAGCATCGAGCCGACGGGCGAAGCCGTCATCGCAGGCCGGGCAGCGCCGGGCGCAACGGTGGAACTGCTGCGCAATGGCGAAGTGCATGACCGCGCGGTCGCGGATAAATCCGGACAATTCGTCATGGTTCCGCCCAAGCTTCCTTCAGGCACTTACGACCTGACGCTCCGCTCAAAACAGGCGGACGGCACGGTGGCCACGTCCAAACAGCACGTGACGGCGGCGCTGGAGCCGAAATCGACCGACCGGCCGGTCGTGGCGCTGGTCACGCCGGACAAACCCACGGTCGTGCTGTCGCAACCGGCTGGGCCAAAACCGGCGGCCGGCGCCGTGGTCGTGGAGGCGGTCGAGATCGAGCCGGGCGGCAAGTTCCATGTGAGCGGTCAGGCGCGCCCCGGCGTAGCGCTGAGGCTCTATCTCAACGACAGCTTTGTGACGTCGGTAACGGCCGGCGCGGATGGACGCTTTGCCGTCACCATCAACGAAGGGGTCGGACCGGGAAGCTACCGGGTCAGGCTGGACGAGGCGTCAAGTTCCGGTACGGTGCGCGCACGCGCCGAGGTGCCGTTCAACGTTCCCGACACGACCGCGTCCGTGTCGGCGCAGGCCAGCGTGGCCAAGCGCCCGGACACAGCCGGTCCGCAACTGGCGGCCGCAGGGACTACCGTTTTGCCGGACGGAGGCTCGCCGCCCTCCACCGTGGTGGTGCCGAAGATCGCGACCACCACCGTCTCCCGTGGCGATAGCCTCTGGCGTCTCAGCAGCCTCACCTACGGCGCGGGCACGCGCTACGCCGTCATCTACAAGGCGAACAAGGGGCAGATCCGCAATCCCAACCTGATCTATCCCGGCCAGATCTTTGTCCTTCCCGCGCAGTGAAGCGCGGCTAAAAGCATTCAACCGCCGCCGTCGCGGTTGAACGATAGTCTCCGGCTATTCCGCCGCCGACTGCAGCGCCACCTTTTCCGCGCGCACGGCGCAGAACTTGAACTCGGGGATCTTGCCGAACGGATCGAGCGCCGGGTTGGTCAAGAGATTCGCTGCCGCCTCCGCGTAGCAGAACGGCATGAACACCATGTTCTCCGGCACGTCGCGGTCGGAGCGCACCTTGACCTCGACGGCGCCGCGGCGGGTCTGCAGCTTAATGAAATCGCCGGGCCAGACGCTTAAGCGCCGCATGTCCTTTGGCGACATGAAGGCCACCGCCTCCGGCTCGATCTGGTCGAGCACGCTGGCGCGGCGGGTCATCGAGCCGGTGTGCCAGTGTTCGAGCACGCGGCCCGTCGACAGTACCATCGGATATTCGGTGTCGGGCACCTCGTCGGGTGCGATCACCTTCGCCGGAACGATCTTGCCGCGGCCGCTCGCGGTCGGGAAACCCGTGGTGAAGATGATCTCGTTGCCGGGCTTGTCGGGAGCATCGACCGGGTAGGTCACCGCGCCCTCGCGGACCAGCCGGTCCCAGGTGATGTTGTTCAGCGACGGCATCACTTGCGTCATCTCGGTAAACACGTCGGCCGGGCCGTCATAGTTCCACGGCAAGCCCATGCGCTTGCCGATCTCCTGGATGATCCAGAGATCCTGCCGCGCATCGCCGGGTGGCCGGATCACCTCGCGCGCAAGCTGCACGCGGCGGTCGGTGTTGGTGAAGGTGCCGCTCTTCTCGGCAAATGCCGAGGCCGGCAGGATCACGTCGGCATGGAACGCGGTTTCGGTGACGAAAAGATCCTGCACGACCAGGTGGTCGAGCATCGCCAGTGCCCCGCGCGCGTGCTGCAGATCGGGATCCGACATCGCGGGGTTTTCGCCCTCGATATACATGCCGGTGATCTCACCGGCGTGGATCGCGTTCATGATCTCGACCACGGTCAATCCGCGCACGGGATCGAGGTCCTGATGCCAGAGCTTTTCAAAGGGCTCGCGCAGATCGGTGCGCCCGACCGGCTGGTAGTCCGGCAGGAACATCGGAATCAGGCCGGCGTCGGAAGCGCCCTGCACGTTGTTCTGGCCGCGCAGCGGATGCAGGCCGGTGCCGGGGCGGCCGACCTGGCCGGTCGTCAGCGCCAGCGCGATCAGGCAGCGCGCGTTATCGGTGCCGTGGATGTGCTGGCTGATGCCCATGCCCCAGAAGATGATCGAAGCCTGCGAGCGGGCATAGACCCGAGCGACTTCCTTCAGCGTCTCGGCCGGAATGCCGCAGATCGCTTCCATCTTCTCCGGCGGGAATTCCTTGATGCGCTCAGCGAGCTCGTCGAAGCCTTCGGTATAGCCCGCGATATATTGCTGGTCGGTCAACCCTTCGGTGATGATGGTGTGCAGCATCGCGTTGAGCATCGCGACGTCGCTGCCGGGCTTGAACGCCAGATGCCGCCAGGCGTGGCGCGACAGCGACTGCGTGCGCGGATCCATCACGATCAGCTTGGCGCCGCGTTTGGCCGCGTTCTTGAGATAGGTCGCCGCCACCGGATGGTTCACAGTCGGATTGGCGCCGATCACGATGATGACCTCGGCGTCCATCGCAGCCGAAAACGGCGCCGACACCGCGCCCGAGTTCAGCCCTTCCATCAGCGCCGCCACCGATGAAGCGTGGCACAGCCGCGTGCAGTGATCGACATTGTTGGAGCCGAAGCCGGTACGCACCAGCTTCTGGAACAGGTACGCCTCTTCGTTCGAGCCCTTGGCGGAGCCGAATCCGGCTAGTGCCTTGACGCCCTTTTCGTCGCGGATCTTCACCAGCCCCTTGGCCGCAATGTCCAGCGCCTCTTCCCACGAGGCTTCGCGGAAATGCGTGAACGGATTGGCCGGGTCGACCTGGTCGTTGGCATCCTTCTTCGCATTTGGCAGCCGCACCAGCGGCTTTGTGAGGCGATGCGGGTGATGGATGTAGTCGAACCCAAAACGACCCTTGACGCAGAGCCGGTTATGATTGGCCGGGCCATCGCGGCCCTCGGCATAGATGACCTTCTCGTCCTTGACCTGATAGGTGACCTGACAGCCGACGCCGCAGAACGGGCAGAGCGAATCCACCTTCTTGTCGGCGTAGGTGACGCGGGTCTGGTTCTCGTCCAGCATCACCGAGGGCATAAGTGCGCCGGTCGGACAGGCCTGCACGCACTCGCCGCAGGCGACGCAAGTCGATTCACCCATCGGATCGTCGAAGTCGAACACGATCTTGGCGTCGTGGTTGCGATAGGCCATGCCGATGACGTCGTTGACCTGCACCTCGCGGCAGGCGCGCACGCAGAGGCCGCACTGGATGCAGGCGTCGAGATTGACACTCATGGCGGGGTGACTGGTGTCCCCTGCCCAGCGTTCGGCGGCCGGGAAGCGGCTCTCGGTCACCTCGACTTTTTCAGCCCAGTGCCAGAATTTCGAATCGGGATCGTGCGAGGTCTCGCGCGCCGGCTGGTCGGCGACCAGCAACTCCATCACCATCTTCTGCGCTGCGACCGCACGCGCGCTCTCAGACTTCACCTTCATGCCGACGCTCGGCGTGCGTTTGCAGGACGCCGCCAGCACGCGCTCGCCCTCGATCTCGACCATGCAGGCGCGGCAATTGCCGTCGGGCCGGTAGTCCGGCTCCGGCGAATAGCACAGATGCGGAATATCCCGGCCCTGGCGTCTTGCAACTTGCCAGATGGTCTCGCCCGCATTGGCCTCGACCTGCTTGCCGTCGAGTTCGAATTTAATCTTGGTCATTCCGCCGCTTCCTTGAACTCGTCGGGGAAATATTTAATGACGCTCGTGAGCGGATTCGAGGCCGCCTGGCCGAGCCCGCAGATCGAGGCATCGCGCATCGCCTGGCTCAACTGGTCGAGCAGCTCGCGGTCCCAGACCGGCTTTTCCATCAGGATCGCCGCCTTCTGGGTGCCGACCCGGCATGGCGTGCACTGGCCGCAGCTCTCATCCTCGAAGAATTTCATCAGGTTCAGCGCCGCGCCCTTGACGCTGTCCTGCTCGGACAGGATGACGACGGCGGCCGAGCCGATAAAGCAGCCGTATTTTTCCAGCGTGCCGAAATCGAGCGGGATGTTGTCCATCGACGCCGGCAGAATGCCGCCGGACGCGCCGCCCGGAAGATAAGCGCGGAAGGTGTGGCCGTCAGCCATGCCGCCGCAGAACTCGTCGATCAGTTCGCGCACGGTGACGCCTGACGGCGCCAGCTTCATGCCGGGATTTTTCACGCGGCCCGAGACCGAGTAGCTGCGCAGGCCATGACGGTCGTTGCGGCCATGGCTCTTCCACCAGTCGGCGCCCTTCTCGACGATGTCGCGCACCCACCACAGCGTCTCGATATTGTTGATCAGCGTCGGCAGGCCGAACAGCCCGACCTGGAACGGATAAGGCGGCTTGTGCCGGGGCAGGCCGCGCTTGCCCTCGATGCTTTCGAGCAGCGAGGATTCCTCGCCGCAGATATAGGCGCCAGCGCCGCGGCGCATGTGCAGCACGGGCCCGCCCGGCGGCAGTTTGGCGATTTCGCGTTCGAGGATTTCGCGCGAGGCCGGATATTCGTCGCGGATGTAAATGTAGACGTCGGTCGCCTCGACCACATGCGCGCCGATCAGCATGCCCTCGATGAAGCGATGCGGATCGGTTTCGAGATAGAAGCGATCCTTGAAGGTGCCGGGCTCGCCCTCGTCGCCATTGATCGCCATCAGCCGGGGGCCGGGCTCACCAAGCACCGCGCGCCACTTTCGTCCCGTCGGGAAGCCTGCGCCGCCGAGCCCGCGCAGCGACGCATCGTCGAGCGACTTCAGCAGATCTTCCCTGCTCAATTCACCGGAGCGCAGCCGGTTGAGCAGCTTGTAACCGCCACCGGCGACATAGGCGTCGTAGTCGACATACCTGGGCAGATGCGCGTGGGTCTCGCCGGCCTTGGCGGCGGCGAGCACGTTCGTGACCGTGGCATGATCGACGAAGTGATGGCCGACCTCGGCGGCAGGCGCGGTATCGCAGCGCCCGACGCACGGGGCGCGCACCACGCGAATGCCGGGACCGGCACTGTCCTGCAATTCGTGCAGCAGCTTTTCTGCGCCCATCATGGCGCAGGTCAGCGAGTCACAGACGCGGATGGTCAGCGGCGCGATGTCAGGCTCGCCTTCCTTCACCACGTCGAAATGCGCATAGAAGGTCGCGGTCTCGAACACTTCGGCAAACGACAGCTTCATCTCGTCGGCAAGCGCCGCAAGATGCGCCGCCGAGATCTGGTGATAGGTGTCCTGGATCAGGTGCAGATGCTCGATCAGCAGATCGCGGCGCCGCGGCCGATCGCCGAGCAGGAGCTCGATCTCGTGGGCAGCGGTCGGGTCAACCTGGCGGCCCTTCGGCGTCGCCTTGGCCCGCTTCCGTCCCGCGCCCGGATGCTCGAACGAGCGGACTAGTTGTACGTCATGATCCATCGAAACGTCTCGTTCCCTGCCTATCGTTGCGCGAAAGCTTAATCCGTGGCATGCCAGATGCCAAGAGAATTATAGCGCTGTGGTAAGCATTTAAGTCGCAGGCCTCGGCGCGTTAAGATGTATTCCGCGCCCCGCAGCGATCTGCGCCAGTCCTGCCTTGCCCGATGACGAATGAGAGCGCGAATTGATCCCGAGATCAATAAAGCCGTCTCATGCTGCAATTGCGAACGCGCATCGATTTGGGTTTGCGATTGATCAATACGGATTCAAAATGATCGAAAAGGCAGGCTGCGTTATCACGGGGCCCGCTCAGTTCCCGGAGCGGCTGCCTTCTCGATCAGGAAAACGATACGGCTTTCCGCGCGCTCAGCTATCTCGACCTTGTCGCCGGTTTCACGGATCAAGTTAGGGATGTCGATCACCGAGAGCGGATCGGTGCAGTGAACTTCCAGGAAATCGCCCGGCGTGATCGACTTCAACGCTTTGCGCGTTTTCAGCGCCGGCAACGGGCATTTGAGACCAGTGAGATCGAGCTTTGTCGTATTCATGCGAGCGAACATGGCGAAGCCGGGACGCAGCGTCAACATAGCGTTTTCGAGCGAAGCATGCCCTCGGACTTGATCCGGGGTGGGACCGGTTCGCGCGAAGAAAACGCGTCAGCAGAGAGTTTCACATCAGGCTTGCGTAGGACAGAAACCCGACCGTCTGGCCGGGTTCGACCAGTGCCATCTGTTCGCCGAGTTCGACCAGGCCGTCGGTGTCGATCAGCGAGGACAGCAACCCTGCACCCTCACGCGGAAATTTCACCGCTTCGAGCGCGCCATCCGCGGCCTTGCGCAGGCTGACGCGGACATATTCGCGGCGGGCGATCTTCTTCTTGTAGGTGAAGGCAGCGCGCACCGGCATGGGCAACAGCTTCTCCGGCATCGCGCCCGACAGCGCCAGAATCGTCGGCCGCACCACGTGGACGAAGGTGACAAAACTGGCCACCGGATTGCCGGGCAATCCGATGAATGGGGTGCCGCCGATGATGCCCATCGCGACGGGGCGTCCCGGCTTGATCGCCATCCGCCACAGCACCAGCCTGCCGACGCTTTCGACGCTCGCCTTGACATGGTCCTCCTCGCCGGTCGAAACGCCGCCGGTGGTGAGGATCAGATCATGGGTGCCGGCCACGTCCTGCAGCGCGCGCGCGAGCGCGGCGCGGTCGTCCCTGAGGATGCCGAGATCGCTGACCTCGCAGCCGAGCCGCGCCAGCATCGCCATCAGCATGTAACGGTTGGAATCGAACAATTGCGCCGCGGCGCGCGCTTCGCCCGGCGAGGCCAGCTCGTTGCCGGTGGAGAACACCGCGACACGAATACGCCTGACAACATCGAGTTGCGTCAGGCCGAAGGCCGCTGCGAGCGCGACATCCTGTGGCCGCAGCCGCTGGCCGGCCGTCAGCGCTGCAAAGCCTGCCGGAATATCTTCGCCCGCGGGACGCACATTGGCGCCGGGCTTGAGGCCCGCGGGAAGCACGACCTTGTCGCCTTCGACGCGGACGTCTTCCTGCATGAACACGGTATCAGCGCCTTCGGGCATCGGCGCTCCGGTAAAGATGCGCATCGCCTGCCCGGGCTTGAGCGGCGCAGAGACGGAGCTACCCGCCTGAACGCGGCCGATCACTGGAAATGCCTGTTCTTGCTGCTGCGGCAGGTCGCGGCTGGAGACCGCATAGCCGTCGACGGCAGAATTGGTGAAGGGCGGCAGCGGCAGCGGCGCCAGAATGTCGTGCGCGAGAATGCGGCCATCGGCGCGGGCGAGCGTCACCGTCTCGACATCCACGACCGGCGTCACGCGCGTGGCAATGAGACCGACGGCCTCATCGACCGACATCATCGGCCCGCCGAAGGCAAAGCAATCGTCGGACAATTGCGCCATGTGCCTGATCAGCCCTCAGCTTCGCATTTCGCCAGCACGTCTTCGAGCGATATCGCCGATTTCAGCATCATCGCCGCCACCGCCTCGATATCATCGAGATGGGCGGTCGGCAGCGTGGTTTCAACCGGGGTGTCGGTCGCGATTCCGACGATGCCGGGATCGTCGGGAAACAGCAGCGGTTTTTCATTCGCGGCGCGATAGACCTCGATCTTGCGATGCGGCTCGCGCTTGAAACCCTCGACGACGACGAGATCGACCGGCGACAGCTTTACCAGCAGTTCCGGCAGCCTTGGCTCGCGGGCGCCGCGCAGCTCGTGCATCAGGGCCCAGCGCTGGCTGGAGGACACCAGGACTTCGGCCGCACCGGCCTCGCGATGCTTCCAGGAATCCTTGCCGGGCACGTCGACATCGAAAGCATGATGGGCGTGCTTGATGACGGAAACGCGCAGGCCGTCTTTCAGGAAATGCGGAATCACGCGCGTCAGCAAGGTGGTCTTGCCGGCGCCGCTCCATCCCGCGAGGCCAATTACTTTCATTACGTTCTCCGGCGGCGTCGTTAGTATCGCCGTCATGCCCGGGCTTGTCCCGGGCATCCACGCCTTGACGCTAACGCCGAAACAAGGACGTGGATGGCCGGGACAAGCCCGGCCATGACGGATAGACCGTGACTTGTCAGCCTTGGTGCTTATATCAGCCCCACGACAAAGTCATGCTAACCTGCGGACATGATGAAAATCGAGAAAGCCCCCGCCCCCCTGATCGTGCCGAATCCCGAGGATCCGCGGCTGACCGAGCGCGTCACCGGGACCGACCAGACCGGCTCCGCCGTCGAAATCCGGGTGCCGGTGGAACGGCCGCTGACGCTGTATCTGAACGCGCAGGAGATCGTCACCATGATGACGATCGGCGACTATCCGGAATATCTGGCGCTCGGCTATCTTCTCAACCAGAACATGCTGAAATACGACGATGTCGTCACCGAGGTCGAATATGACGACGACCTTCAGGTGGTGGTGGTGCGCACCGAGCACCACACCAATTTTGAGGCAAAACTGAAGAAGCGCACGCAGACGTCGGGCTGCGCGCAGGGCACGGCGTTCGGCGATCTGTTGGAGGCCGTCGAAAGCGTTGCGCTGCCCAAGGCAGAATTGCGCACCTCCTGGCTCTACCAGATGACGCATGCGATCAACACCATGCCCTCGCTCTACCTGGAAGCCGGCGCGATCCATGGCTGCGTGCTGTGCAAGGAAGGCACGCCGGTCTGCTACACTGAGGACGTCGGCCGCCACAACGCGGTCGACAAGATCGCCGGCTGGATCTATCGCCACGGCGTCGATCCCGCCGACAAGATCCTCTACACCACCGGCCGGCTCACCTCGGAGATGGTGATCAAGACGGTGCGAATGGGAATTCCCATTCTCGTCTCACGCTCCGGGTTTACGGCGTGGGGTGTCGAGCTGGCGCGGCAGGTCGGGCTGACGCTGGTCGGGCGCACGCGCGGCAAACGCTTCATCGCACTGTCCGGCCAGGAACGCATCGTGTTCGACCAGGACCTCGACTATGTCGCGGAGGAATCGGCGCGACACAAGCGCAAGGGCGAAGATCGTGACGAGTGACGCGACGGCCGCGGTCACAATTCCCGGCGTGCTGCTCGCCGGCGGACTGGCGCGGCGGATGGGCGGCGGCGACAAGCCGATGCGCACGATCGCCGGCCGCACTATCCTCGACCGCGTGATCGCGCGGCTCAAGCCGCAATGCGACGGCCTCATCCTCAATGCCAATGGCGATCCCGCACGCTTTGCGGCGTTCGGACTTCCGGTCATTGCAGATGGCGTCTCCGATTTTCCGGGTCCACTCGCCGGCATTCTGGCCGCACTCGATTGGGCCGCGGCCAATCGGCCTGACGTAAAATTTTTTCTCAGCGCCGCCGCGGACTGTCCGTTCCTCCCACGCGATCTGGTGTCGCGGCTGTATGGCGCGCTCGAAGCCGAGAATGCCGAGCTTGCCGTCGCCGCTTCCGACGGGCAATCGCATCCAGTAATCGGGCTTTGGAGCGTCGGTTTGCGAGAACAGCTTCGCCACGCACTCGTCGTCGAGGATATCAGGAAGATCGATCGCTGGACCGCGCGCTTCAAGCTCGCCACCGTGACATGGCCGGTCGAACCGCTCGATCCGTTCTTCAACGCCAACACCATGGACGACATCGCGGAAGCGGAGCGGCTGGCGGCGCTGGATGGCGGCTAGGCTCGTGCCCCGGACGCTGCGCAGCACCTAAAGCGCGTTCACGCGCGTCTTCAACGCGCTATGGTGATGCGCTGCTGATCCGGGGCCCATGGTCGCCCCAGAGATCGCCGCCAGAAGAGAATGGGTCCCGGCTCTGCGGAGCAGCGTGAAGAACGCTGCACCGCGTCCGGGACACGGGAGATCGGACTTCGTCATCGCGTGCATACCGCCTCTACCCCGCCAACGGCACCGTCCAGGCGTCATAGCCATAGACCCAGTCGGTATCGGTCGTGCCGCTGAGCCAGGTATTGGCGCGCGAGGTCTGCTGGATGCGCGCGAAGTAATCCGGCAATGCCCGTCACGATCGCGTTGTCGACGGCTATCAGGCCCGAACCGAGTCAGGCCGGCCGAAACCCCGCCTGCTCCAGCGCGGCGCGGCCCTCGTCCGACGCCAGCGCGTCAAGGAAGGCCTGCACGGCCGGCCGTTGCTTGCGCGCCTTTACCAGCGCAAAATCATAATGCTCTTCGGCAAAGGGAATGAAACCCAGGTTTGACGCATGCGCGACCGGCGCAATGGTCATGCCCCAATCGGCGCGGTGCTGCGCGACCGCAGCCGCCACCGCATTGTGCGAGCGCGGCTGATTCCAGTAGCCGTCCGGACGCGCGCCGCCGAGCAGCCGGTCGATCAGGATGCGCGTGCCCGCCCCCTGGTTGCGATTGACCATGATGCAGGCAGGATCGGCTAGAGCCGCGCGCACCGCGTGTTCCGCATTCAAGCCCTCGAAACGCCGGTCGCCCTTACGGAACACGATACCCTGCATGCGACGCCAGCCCGGCACCAGTTCGAGCCCGTCGCTGAGATAGGGCGTGTTGTAGGTCTCGGTCTTCTCGTCGAACAGATGGATCGGCGCAAAATCGCACTCGCCGCGCTTGGCGGCCGCAAGGCCGCCGAGGCTGCCGACGGCGATCGAGCGTACGACGAGCCCGGCATGCGCTAATGGCGCCGTGACGAGATCGAGCCCGGTGCAGTGGCTCCCGATGACGACGATATCCGGCACCCGCACATGCGGGGTGAACAGCATCACCTCGGTCTCACTGCCGGCCGGCATCTGGTCAGCCAGCGCGTCGATGCGCAGAAAGCCGTCGGCCTGCGCAAAGGAGGTGATAGCGCCAGAGCCCTTGCCTGTGGGGTACGCGATCAACCCATCCGCGCCTTCGACCAGCGACACCATGACGAATTCGGTGCGGCCGAGTTCGGAGGCGATCCGTACCGGTACGCGTGCATTGACCTTGGCGTCCGAACGCGGCGGCAGCCCCGCCATCCGCCGCAGCACCGGCACGATCATGTCGTGGAAAGTAAACATCGCCGAGGTCGGAAATCCCGGCAGGATGATCACCGGCTTGCCATCGCACACCGCGAGGCACAGCGGCTTGCCGGGCTTCAGCGCCACGCCATGGGCGATGATGCCGGGTTGGCCGACCCGGCCGATGATGCGGTGGGACACGTCGCCCGCGCCCTTCGAAGTGCCGCCTGACAGCACCAGCATGTCGCTGGTCTCCAGCGCCTTGCGCATTACGGCTTCGAGCTGTTCCTCGTCATCGGCAACGGCGCCGAGAAACACCGCCTCGCCGCCATTTTCGTTCACCGCCGCTGCGACGATCGCACCATTGGCGTCATAGATTGCGGCAGGAGGCAGCGGCTGACCGGGCTGCACCAGTTCGTCGCCGGTGGAGATCACCGCAACGCGCGGCCGGCGCGCGACGGTGACGTGCGCGATGCCGCAGGCCGCCAGCATGCCGATCTCGCGCGAGCCGATGATAGTGCCAGCGCGCAGCAGCGCCTCGCCACGGGCGATATCGGAGCCGGCATAGGACACGAATTGT
This genomic window contains:
- a CDS encoding molybdopterin biosynthesis protein; the encoded protein is MSSGMTNTPSPRDRDNNEQDQFLTILSREDALTRFEAALFPRAIASERRPLADALGCALAEDVVAPIDVPPFDRSNVDGFAVRSADLAATGEASPVRVMLNDEVIACGTAPTRPVLSGTATPIATGGPVPRGADAVVMVEHTQPSGSRAIEIRRAASPGQFVSYAGSDIARGEALLRAGTIIGSREIGMLAACGIAHVTVARRPRVAVISTGDELVQPGQPLPPAAIYDANGAIVAAAVNENGGEAVFLGAVADDEEQLEAVMRKALETSDMLVLSGGTSKGAGDVSHRIIGRVGQPGIIAHGVALKPGKPLCLAVCDGKPVIILPGFPTSAMFTFHDMIVPVLRRMAGLPPRSDAKVNARVPVRIASELGRTEFVMVSLVEGADGLIAYPTGKGSGAITSFAQADGFLRIDALADQMPAGSETEVMLFTPHVRVPDIVVIGSHCTGLDLVTAPLAHAGLVVRSIAVGSLGGLAAAKRGECDFAPIHLFDEKTETYNTPYLSDGLELVPGWRRMQGIVFRKGDRRFEGLNAEHAVRAALADPACIMVNRNQGAGTRILIDRLLGGARPDGYWNQPRSHNAVAAAVAQHRADWGMTIAPVAHASNLGFIPFAEEHYDFALVKARKQRPAVQAFLDALASDEGRAALEQAGFRPA